GCTGCAGGTACGACGGCGCGAGGTCGGCACCCGTGATCTCGGAGGCCTGCGCGGAGCTGATGGAGTACACCATCGCGTGGCCCTGGTCGAGTACGGGCGCTGAGGGGTGCGGGCCTTCGTCGAGACGCAAAAGCCCCGTGATGGTGACCTGGCTGGTGGGGGCGGGGTCGATGGGAGGCACGGTGGTGCCGCCGTCGGTGGCGGGGACCCAGCCGCGGTTGACCAGCATGGTTGGGCCGTTATCGATGCGAAACGGGGTGAGCACCTGGAAGGCGGGGGTTTTATCCACCGGACGCAGGCGCAGCAGAACCTCGTCCTCGGGTACGTAGCGGCCGGTCATGGTCACGCGCGACCACTCGTCTGCGGGCGCGACCTCGCCATCGGGGGCGACAGCCGAGTACGGGACCGGATCGTTGTCGAAGGCCTCGACGATGTGCTCGTTGCGCTCGACGAGGCGCTCGTTTTTGCCGAGCTGCCAGG
Above is a window of Corynebacterium sanguinis DNA encoding:
- a CDS encoding SURF1 family protein, yielding MRKTFLTPGWAIAAILIALFSYFAFTFLAPWQLGKNERLVERNEHIVEAFDNDPVPYSAVAPDGEVAPADEWSRVTMTGRYVPEDEVLLRLRPVDKTPAFQVLTPFRIDNGPTMLVNRGWVPATDGGTTVPPIDPAPTSQVTITGLLRLDEGPHPSAPVLDQGHAMVYSISSAQASEITGADLAPSYLQLSPGESGVLEPIPLPMLETGNHLSYGLQWIAFGIMAPAGLIYFLWAEVRERRRFKQEQEELLVDAPTTASTPAPRGRYGHTKRNPWASAYDREQER